Genomic DNA from Streptomyces sp. PCS3-D2:
GCGCGGCACCAGGCCAGGATCTCCGCCGGGGTGGCCCGCTCCTCCGGTTCGGTGGCCAGGCACAGCGCGAACAGCGGACGCAGCGGCTCCGGCAGTCCGGTCAGGTCGGGTTTCGAGTGCACGATCCGGAACAGCACGGTCATGGACGGCCCGTCCCCGTACAGCGGTTTGCCCAGCGCCGCGAACGCCGCGGTCTGCCCCAGCGCGAAGACGTCGGTGGCCGGTGTGGTCTCGCCCGCCAGCCCCTGCTCGGGGGCCATGTACTGGGGTGTGCCGATGGTGCTTCCCGTGGCGGTGGCCGTCAGGCCGGAGGCCTGCGAGATCCCGAAGTCGATGACCCGGGGCCCGTCGGCGGCCAGCAGCACGTTCGACGGCTTCAGATCCCGGTGCACGATGCCCGCACCGTGGACGGCCACGAGGGCTTCGGCCACGCCCGCCATCAGCCACACCACCGCGGCGTCCGGCAGCGGCCCGCGCCGGGCGACGGCGTCCGACAGGGAGGGACCGGGCACGTACACGGTGGCCAGCCAGGGCGGTGTCGCCCCGGGGTCGGCGTCGATCAGCTCGGCGGTGTACGCACCCCGGACCCGCCGGGCGGCCTCCACCTCCCGGCGGAAGCGCCGCCGGAAGGTCGGGTCCTCGGCCAGATCGGGATGGACCACCTTGATCGCGACGGGGCGGCCGCCCCGGGTGTGCGACAGGTAGACACGGCCCATGCCGCCCGACCCGAGCCGCGCGGCGAGCCGGTAGCCGCCGACGGTCTGCGGATCGTCGGCCCGCAGCGGCTGGAACACATCGGTCGCACTGTTCATCGGTCTCCCCCCGACCCCCCCGGTGACCAACCGGTGGGTTGATCCACGCAACCCTAAGCGCCGGGCGGGTGCGCGAGGGTGCCGGGGAGCCGTCCGCCGCGGCCGCCCTCCGGTCAGCCGGCCGCGCCGGACGGGGACACGCCGCCGTCCTCCCAGACGGACTCCACCCCCGGAAAGCCGCGCAGGGCGGCGACCTGGCCGGGGTTGAGCCGGGCGGCGAAGCCGCGCAGCGCGGTGCGGTAGACGTGGTCGGGGGAGGCCCCGACCATCCGGGCCACCGCCGCCGGATCGACGTCCTGGCGCACGGTGACGATGTACGGGGCTTCGTCGGCGGGGGCCGCACGGGCCACGGGCCCGGCCGGCGCGGCGGTAGCCGCGGCCACGGGCAGGGCGGTGGCGGCGGCCGGCGCGGCGGCGGCCGCGGCCACGTGCAGGGCTCGGCCCGCTCGGCTCAGGAGGATGCGCATGGGGCGAGGCCATCACGGGCCGCGGTGCCGGTCAACGAAGCCCGGGGGTGTGGCGGGCGCACGGCCGGCGCACCGGCCGTGCCGTGGTGACGGTCCGGCGGGCCGATCGGCCGGGTGGGGGCAGCGGTTCAAGCCGCGCCGGACCACCGCCCGATGCATGGAGTGGCCGCTCCCGCGGAGGTGTTCGACGCCGCGGGCGCGGCTCACCCATGCCGCTTCCACCCCACACCCCGCAAGGGAGCCCGTTTCATGCGCCTGCTCGCCCGCCTCGCCACCGCCGCCCTGCTCGCCGTCACCCCGGTGGCGGCCGGTACGGCACGTCACCGGCGTGGCCGCCCTCTACAAGGCGGCGCACCCCGACGCCCGCCCGGCCGAGGTGGCGAACTTCCTGAAGAACGAGGCCACCGAGGACGTCATCCAGAACCTCAGCGACAACGGCCCCGACAAGCTGCTCTTCACCGGCGGCCTGTGACCGGTCCGCGCTGACCGGTCCGCGCTGACCGGGACCCGCTGACCGCCCCCCGGCGGCGCAGCCGGTTAGGCTCGCGACCGGGGGGATCATGAACAACAGCACACGCCAGGGCGCGCGTCGGATGCCGCGCGC
This window encodes:
- a CDS encoding protease inhibitor I9 family protein; protein product: MRILLSRAGRALHVAAAAAAPAAATALPVAAATAAPAGPVARAAPADEAPYIVTVRQDVDPAAVARMVGASPDHVYRTALRGFAARLNPGQVAALRGFPGVESVWEDGGVSPSGAAG